The genomic interval GGACGTTCTCACCGTGGTTTCCTGAGATTACGTACTGCTATTTTCCAACCTAGTCCCCGTACATCAGAATCTCACTTTAAGTGAACGGTAGCCTTAAGTTCATGATTGTTCAGCGTCTACCGGTCACGTTGATCCTGGCTGCTCTAGCACTCATCTTCAGCGGTGCGAGCATCCTTGATGAAGATCCCACCACACCACTGATCACCGCCCTGATCATCATCCAAGCACTCAGCCTGATCGCAGCACCCCACCACCCACGCATCAGCACCGGCATCTACCTCACAGCATTCCTCAGCGCACTACTTGCCGGCTATTCCACAGGCCTCGAACTCTTCCTCGGCGTCTTCTTAACCACCACCATCGCCGCCACCGGACACCACCTCCTGGCCGCACTGATCACCGCCATCATCACACTCGGTGGCTTCTACACACCGGACGAAGCACATTTCACTTTCGACCCCATCGCCCTGATGATCTTTTGCACCATCATCGGCTTTGCCTACCTGCTAGGCATCTGGATCCACCGCAACCACCAACAACACCTCCACGCCCAACGCACCCAACAAACTCGCCACCAACAACTCACCAGTCTGCTCCACGACACCATCGCCGCCGACCTGACCTCCGTCATCGTCCAACTCGAAACACTCGCCATCATCACCCCACAACGCCACGACGAACTAACACACACCGCACACACCGCCCGCACCGCCCTCGACCGCATCCGACAACTATTAACAACCCTCAACACTCACCCCAACACCGAATCCACAACCAGCCTACCCATCGCCCTGGGCAACACCACCAAGCGACTCCGCAACCACGGCTTTACCGTCACAACCACCACCCAAACGCACACGCCCGTGACCCTACCCCTGCACAACACCGTCCTGGAGCGCTTCTTAAGCGAAACAGCGACCAACATCATCAAACACGCCACAGCTCACAGCCCCGTAACGATCAACTCAACTTCCAACGAAAAAGGCGTGACCATCACCATCACTAACCACCACAACCTCACCACCACACCTGTCAAGGATTCAACCCACCTCGGACTCACCAGCATGTCCCACACACTGCACACACTCGGCGGCACCCTGACAACGCATTCCGACGATCACCAATGGATTACAACTTCCTACCTGCCTT from Corynebacterium ulcerans carries:
- a CDS encoding histidine kinase; the protein is MIVQRLPVTLILAALALIFSGASILDEDPTTPLITALIIIQALSLIAAPHHPRISTGIYLTAFLSALLAGYSTGLELFLGVFLTTTIAATGHHLLAALITAIITLGGFYTPDEAHFTFDPIALMIFCTIIGFAYLLGIWIHRNHQQHLHAQRTQQTRHQQLTSLLHDTIAADLTSVIVQLETLAIITPQRHDELTHTAHTARTALDRIRQLLTTLNTHPNTESTTSLPIALGNTTKRLRNHGFTVTTTTQTHTPVTLPLHNTVLERFLSETATNIIKHATAHSPVTINSTSNEKGVTITITNHHNLTTTPVKDSTHLGLTSMSHTLHTLGGTLTTHSDDHQWITTSYLPLSRK